One Desulfobulbus oligotrophicus DNA segment encodes these proteins:
- a CDS encoding DMT family transporter, producing MPYFLLILTALFWAGNFVLSRGMHAAIPPLALSFWRWAVALLLLLIITRQHLRAQWPMFRLHCRYIVVQGLLGVFGFTTLLYFAMQYTTVINAGLVNSCTPVLIVLFSRLLYRETVQPRQWCGVLLSLAGVLWTMAKGELTALWQVSLNQGDLLILTAAVIWALYSARLKRYPHGLHPLAYLTFISIIGLLAIFPFYLAEIQAGYRVAINPATVLTIGYVALFASVVAFIFWNAAVRAIGPAKASPFVHLMPVFSAVLAVLFLDEPLTRYHAQGAALIFSGIFMTTFHGRRGRTL from the coding sequence ATGCCGTATTTCCTGCTCATCCTCACCGCTCTGTTCTGGGCAGGTAACTTTGTACTCAGCCGCGGCATGCATGCAGCCATCCCACCGCTGGCTCTGTCGTTCTGGCGCTGGGCTGTTGCCCTGCTTCTCTTGCTGATCATTACCCGGCAGCACCTCAGAGCGCAATGGCCGATGTTTCGTCTTCACTGCCGCTATATCGTGGTGCAGGGTCTGCTCGGTGTGTTTGGCTTCACCACTCTGCTCTACTTTGCCATGCAGTATACCACGGTGATCAATGCAGGTTTGGTTAACTCCTGCACGCCGGTACTGATTGTTCTGTTCTCCCGGCTGCTGTATCGGGAAACTGTACAGCCGCGGCAATGGTGCGGTGTACTGCTTTCTTTGGCAGGTGTGTTGTGGACCATGGCTAAAGGTGAGCTGACCGCGCTTTGGCAGGTGTCGCTGAACCAGGGTGATCTGTTGATCCTGACCGCAGCCGTGATCTGGGCGCTTTACTCCGCACGTCTTAAACGCTATCCCCATGGACTGCACCCCCTCGCGTATCTGACATTTATCAGCATTATCGGCCTGCTGGCCATCTTTCCCTTTTACCTGGCAGAGATACAGGCCGGATACCGTGTTGCGATAAACCCGGCAACAGTACTTACCATCGGGTATGTGGCGCTCTTTGCCTCTGTGGTGGCCTTTATCTTCTGGAATGCAGCGGTTCGGGCCATAGGTCCGGCAAAGGCCAGTCCCTTTGTCCACCTTATGCCTGTATTCAGTGCTGTCCTGGCGGTCTTGTTTCTCGACGAACCGTTGACCAGATACCATGCGCAAGGAGCTGCTCTCATCTTTTCAGGCATCTTCATGACCACTTTTCAT
- a CDS encoding septal ring lytic transglycosylase RlpA family protein, translating into MFYFRKLGFDAEVKKTVCLAIYRISVILHRLEREKPFLTSTGENYMVKATKLILLMFVGLAMIEFSAGQPLNAVASAAQRDKVTYAAAHKNAPRAKLAKSTKRSRKTSSMKGIAAIYADKFHGRKTSSGQRFSQHAMTAAHKTLPFGTTVRVTNLRNNKTVDVVVNDRGPWCRGRVIDLSTAAAGKIGMLRAGLAHVKLEIVSSTSST; encoded by the coding sequence TTGTTTTATTTCAGAAAGTTAGGTTTTGATGCTGAGGTAAAAAAAACAGTTTGTCTTGCAATATATCGAATTTCTGTTATTTTGCACCGTCTTGAAAGAGAAAAGCCATTTTTGACTTCAACTGGAGAGAATTATATGGTGAAAGCTACCAAGCTTATTTTGTTAATGTTTGTCGGCTTGGCGATGATCGAATTTTCCGCAGGACAACCACTGAATGCCGTTGCATCTGCTGCTCAACGAGACAAAGTAACATATGCTGCTGCACACAAAAACGCGCCTCGGGCCAAACTGGCAAAATCCACTAAACGCTCCCGAAAAACCTCCTCAATGAAGGGTATCGCTGCTATCTATGCCGATAAATTTCATGGGCGAAAAACCAGCAGTGGTCAGCGGTTCAGTCAGCATGCCATGACTGCAGCGCATAAAACGCTGCCATTCGGTACCACTGTTCGAGTGACTAATCTCCGCAATAACAAAACCGTGGATGTTGTTGTGAATGATCGCGGGCCATGGTGTCGCGGCCGTGTCATAGATCTCTCCACAGCAGCTGCCGGCAAGATCGGCATGCTGAGAGCCGGTCTTGCGCATGTTAAACTGGAAATCGTCAGTTCCACCTCCTCCACTTGA